The Aythya fuligula isolate bAytFul2 chromosome 5, bAytFul2.pri, whole genome shotgun sequence sequence GTTCTTGCATAAAAcagtcaaaagaaaagaatgcatGTAAGTCTAAAtcctattttcattttgagCTTAAGGATTTAGGATTTATCTCATTAACTTCCTGTCAGATCCTTGTTCCTATAAAATGGGCATAGGTACCCAAGAAAGCCTTTGAGAATAGCCCTTTTAATGGgtcaaataatgttttttatttattttatttattttttttaaatttatgtcaGCAACCATGACTTGTTAGACATGGAAAGTTATGTTACCTGGCAAGTAGGATTTCACAGGAGTGGCAGAAGCATGGAGCTACTCATTAAATGGGCTGTGGCCCTCTTTTCCCAGCCCTCCCCTTGCAGGAGGGAGCTGCAAGGCACAGGTTTTTAACCTCCCTGCCTCCTGGGGAGGCATGAGCCTCCATCTGCATGGCAAATGCTCTCACCATGCTGTTATTCTGGATATCCCTCAAATCTTCCTGTTAGAACTTTTCTACTTGGCTAGAAATTCCTAAAAACTGTCATTTTAGCTTGATGGTTATGGTGTTTATCAAGGAGATAAAGTACCTGGCAGCAAGAGCTCACTGAAATAACTTGAATTATTTGTTTGCAGTGGAAACAAAATATGAGAAGGTTTTGATCCCTCTTTCTTCCCACCTATGTTGCAAAGTGAGGGTGGAGATACCCTGTCAGGAGGTGGGAATGAAGATCCATCATTGCAGTTGACCTCTTGGGTGATTTCTCACGCAGGCAGATAAATGGCCCTGTGGCAAAACTccttattttcccttcatttcccTCCAAATTTAGGCAAGTTTGACTTCAGTTTGTATACAGGTTCTGCACAGTGTTTACAAATGCAAGAGAAATTGCAAACTTTActttttgtggaaaagaaaataagaaaaaacatttcagcttttctcttttctcattgGGCTCTCTGGGGTTCGACGCCAAACTCTTCCCTTTACACAAGCCAGGCCTGATTTGTCTGACATGTTGCTCTGAAAGGTTCTCAAGACTGGTGCCAGCACTCCCTTGAGGAACCTGGTGCAGTCAGACAAGTGGGATATTAATCCACAGATTTTAAGGaagggaaatgttttaaaataatctgtcaTGGTATCCCACATAACACACTCCAGAGCTTTTCTCCCACTTGCTCCTGCAgaagaaggaattatttttcccttttaacacTGTGAGGTGCAATTATTTGTGCCTGAAATACAGCACATCCTCCTGCAACACGCTGGATCTTGATGTAGTTAATTAACCCTTGCCACACTTCCTAGGCTGCTGCAACGATTTTAATCCTCTTTGTTGAAAGTGTGCTCACCATTTGGCTTCTACAGGTGCTAACAGCCTCCTTACACCAAAGTTTTTAAGAGATGAAAGCAGTCCTTTTGCCAAATGACTTCAGGAAGCTCAGTGCTGAAGGGCATCCTCTGGGGGGAGAACCACTGCACAGGGTCCACAGCCAGCTCAGACAGGTGGCATATTATAGCCAAATACTCTCTGAGTAAAGCTACTGCAGTTTTTCAGCCCAAATGAGAAATCAATATATTATGATCTAAAATATACTGCTGTAAGAGTTTTGCAGGCTTTTGCAGGtttttattcaaagaaaaataataaacctCTTCCACTGACATCTCCTTTCCCTggattctttcttctttaaaaacatttatggaATAATTTCACAGGGTTTTATTGCCATCAGGCAAATCAGGCGTTTTTCTCACATCTCTTCCTATCAGGGACAAGCACAGTCAAGAGGGACAGGAGAGTGCCatacttcagaataaaaatagataGTGTGGAGAACTATTAGTGCTCTTCCCGTGAGGGATTTCAGCATTCAGGCTGTGACACGAGGGATCCAGCGTGGCAGAGCCTGGGCAGGCAGTGCTGACACTGCTTTCAGCTTTAGCTTGGGCTACGCAGATTTTCACAATTTGTTTTGGAAGTCTCCAGGTTTCCATAATTCATTTAACTGTTGAAAGCAGGATTGGGGCAGATCCTTAGCTGGTGTACGCAGCTTAGCTTTGTGAGCCTCGCTGGAGCCATGCCAGTCTGCACAAGCTGAGGGTAGAGCCTGGTCTGTTTTGGATCTTCTTTCTCATGCTTTGTATGCTCTTCTGCAGTGTAACAAGTGCTGATTTGGAGCATTAATTGCATGCATTTGACAGAAATCGAAATGGAGTTAGGTTTATTGTTTTGATACAGTCtcaaaaggaaagctttttaCTAGCATTTTAATACAGCCATTTGTAAACACTTGGCAAATAAAAATTGTGAGTCCAATCCTTCTGCTAGTAAAGTCATTGACAAAATTTCCTTTGGCTTTAGTAGGAGCTGGACTGGGTTCAGTGTAAGTGGTATACTCTAGTGTTAATGATAatgatttaatgttttatatattgaTGCTTTTTTGCTGGACGGTGCATTGGCTTTTTATGATTTGGTGATATATATGAATAAACTACTTgaaaagttaatatttctgtgtttggatttttgatAGTGAGTTGAATTTACTGTGtgcaagttaaaaaataattaccaaaGTCAGTGGTGACATCTTAGTTTGTTCCCTCATTCCCTGGTATCACCATGCTGCAGCTTGCATGGTCTTAGACATGACCAACCTCTCTGTGCTGATTCCTCTTGGTACCATCTTCCAGCAGTGAGCCCTaaagctgcagcaggcaagGAGAAGGTACTTTTTCCTGGGCCTGCATGGGATGCAGATGAAAGTCAACGTGTTACCAAGTGTAGTGGGGTACCACAGGCTGCACGGGTACCACAGGCTGCACAGCAGGTTCATTTTCTAAATGCCAATtggttaattttctttttgtagccCCAGACTTTCTCTTTAGGGGTGGGTCTAAAGATTCCCAGCAGGTCTCCTGGAGCAAAGAATTAATAAGGAACAAGTCCACTCTAATATCTTGGAGGCTTCTGAGTTATTTCTTGAGGGCAGCTGTTAATACTCTTTTTCTAGCCACATGCTGCCAACCTTTCTGATTGCTTCAAAGTGGCAAAAGGCAGAAATGTCAACTAAAGTTGCTGCTATGAGTTATTTCCAGACTAGCAGAACTGGAGAGAAGAAGCAAAGGAGTAGGACTGTAAGCAGTCTCTGGAACTCCCTTTTACCAGCACTAATGCCAAGTGCATTAAAAGGTTAATGTAAAAAAATCTAGTGTCATCTTGCTGTGTCCTTTTCTATCTCCTGCAATTGTATGAGTATGGATTCACCTGCTCGTGCAATCAGGTGCTGCTGATGGGGTGTAACTGCCTGAAGAGGGTGTTGGCAGCTGCCCTCCATTCCTGCTGCAGGAATGTACTGCACACTGTCAAAGCAACACTGCTACGGTCTGCTGATTCCTGCTATGGGGAATTTAACACCCATTACATAAGGGATATTAGGCATCACTTCTGCCCTTAGGCCCTCACACTAGCCCATTTTCATGCATAAAcctctttctgcttccttctggCCCTTTGACTCTCACCAGCACAGACACTGCTCATGGCAAGCCCACATCCTCACTGTCTGCTTCAAAATCTGCTGCAAGAGTCCTGTCCTCCATATTCCTCAGCCAGCTCTTTGAGGCAAAAACACGACCATTTCCAAGCCAGACTAAATAATTGCTCAGAGCCAGTTGACTTCAGGATTCCTGACTTTTATAGCTGGTCTCCACGCTGGCACCACAGTGAATTCATGTGAGCATTCAGTCCATTTGTAGTAAATTATATGGtccttctccttttgttttcctccttatAGGCAATTCTCAGGAGTTGTACTGCAGGGAAATATTAGCCAGCACAACCATCAGGGGAAATAGTAACCAACATGACTGATTCATTATAATTTCAGGGCTCCTTTCAACTCCTCCAAACTCACAGACTCACCAAGGGGTcacatctagaaaaaaaattgtcGAGCAAGAGTAATGAGAAATCCTGCCCAGCTCACAGCACTGAGGATAGATGTGTGATGGAtaaagagcagaaggaagacagAGTGGGaaaagggtgtgtgtgtgcatctgtgtgGCTGTGTAAGCAGCGTGGGTGAAGCAAGGGGACAAGAGCTTCAGCGTGAGGAGGAAATAAAGCAGGTAAGTCCACAGCAAACCTGATAACCAGAAATTAAATGCAGGCCTAGAGGTCAGAATTTTTACCCCTGTTCCCAGGCTAGTTTTTGATCTGCTTCCTTCAGTCATACAGATACATTGGTTTGAGATTCTCAGCTTCAGTTTCTTCAACTGAAAAAGGACACTGCTGTCCCAGGGATGGggtttaatatttatttatttcaaactaTCTGGTGGTGCTCTGCAATGTGTTGTTTTGGCTCTCTGCAGTCTGTCGTGGAGCTGACAGACCACAGCAAAACAGTCCTGACCCAGGAGGCCAGCAAGGCTACGGGGAGGCTTCTGCAGACAGCTCAAGTGCTGCTTTTGCCTGTGCCCGAAACTGTCTCACCCAGAGCCAGGAATAGCTGCTCCTCTGCTTACTTTCCCTGACAGCCCGGTTGTGATAGCCATTCTCAGAGTGTGCCTCACTCACACTGATAAGCCTTGGCCCTGATTTATCACCTGATAAAAAGGAGAACATGGCCATTTTCCATCTGAAGCAGGGCTGAGGGAAAGGAGGTCCCATGCCCATctcctggggagcagcacagagACGTGACCATGCACACTGTTTTCACATTGTTCCTCCCAGTCCTAAAGAGGAGATCCCTTTTTATCTTAGCTCTTTGGCTTGTTTTCAAGTTACCAAAACCAGGCTGACAGCACTCAGGAAGGATTCCCTGTACTGCTCTCCTTCTCAAGATGACCCAGCTTTTGTCAGCCCAGGCTTTGCCCTCCTATTACAACATGCCACCACTTGCAGTGTGGGAACAGACCCTCCAAAAAAGGTCCCCATTTTGTATGTACTGAGTGCTAGGAGGGCACATCATTCCAGACCCCAAAAGGTACACCACTGATTTGCAGAGAGTTCCAGCAGCAACATTAAAAAGGTCataaacagaagtgaaaacagGAGTTGCAATCACCCCCTTGCCCTATGTGTGTCACAATCCAAACCTTCCCACCACGGATTCACCAGCACACAAGtttaaaacttttctgatttattaGCAGGGCTGAggtggggaaagggaagggaagcaccAGGGGACTTACCCTGTGAGCTGGGATACACAAGTGGTTTGAGCAAAGAGCCATGGAGCCAAATGCTCCTGCAGCAACCTCTGGGTCCCAGGCCAGCAGCTTGTCAGGTGCAATTGCTGTGGCCTTTGACGTCTtaggaaaaacattaaaagggCTACTGAAGCCACTTCTTTCTGTctctgactgcatttttttttttttgtactcatTCTCAGACAAGTTGCTGCCCACTCTGCTCCTGAAAGAAGGCTGCATAATTGGTTTCTTTTTATCCTCTGCCTGGTTTAAGTCCTTGGGCTGCTTGGACAAGATTGGTGGGGCAGAGAAGtattgttctctctttttttaaaaaagtcaatTAAGAATAAATCatcagtttttcttgtttttagtGGGTTGCAAAGGCAGAGGAGTTCTAGTCAAGGTCGTGCAGTCATCACATCCATATTCTCTgccctgtttcttttctctttcttttctttttcttcagctcatATGGGCTCTGCTGTCATCCTTACACTGAATAAACCCAAGCATATATCAAGTGTTACTTGACTAGAATCTAAGGCCTGAAAAGTGTGacatgatgtttttgtttaggaAGAAAACATAGCTCAAGCTCATAAGCTTGCACTTGCTTGATGTCCTCTCAGACACCCAGAGCATCATTCCACATTCATTGCCTGATCTCCATTAAAATGATTGGCTCCAGAGAGGTTGCACTGTATGGTGCTACAACAAAGAGATAACAGGGCTTTGACCCCACACCTTCATAAACAGTCCGTAATACCCTTACATAAGGTTTTGAACACACAGacataaaagcaaaacctcTGACTGAAGACAAGCACCGCCATAAATCTTGTAAGCTCAGCTCGTGGGGTTTATGGACTGAATCAAGCCCAGAGGATTAAGCCACTGATTTGATAATTAACCTGGGATTTGATGCTGCTATGTATTATGTTAGGCAAATGCTCTGTTTACAATTAAATGagttttcatgttctttttcacACCTGGGAGTCAAGTGAAACATTAAGAGTCAGCTCTTGcccatggaggaaaaaatgcatgaagggaaagaagaaagctaTTTGCCGTGATTTTACTAACAATCATTTCAGGTATATAAATGTAGCAGCTTGACAAGCCTTTGGCCACCAGAGCAGTGTTTGTGCAATagttcagctttattttaacttctgtaGAATAGCTCTTAGGAGACTTGAGGAGAAAGATGATTTGGTATTTAATGCTTTGACCTGAGACTCGGGAGACTTTTATTCAgcatgctgctgcctgcacagatcaatgaatttctctctctgcctctgctcctcatAACAGCAGTTTATAAGCTTTTCGGGGGACAAAACTCAGACACTTGTTTGCTGTTAAGGATGATGGAGCATCAGTTTGGTGGAACATCTTGGTGCTATTATTATCATTCAGTAatgttaaggaaaaagaaaaaaaacaaaaaggaaaggagaacaaGTAGCTGCTAGAAAGTGCACAAGAGGGGTggttttcttgttctttgagTTGGATGCTCATGTGTTCCTTGCATGGGGACTGAGTGGACAGGGAGCTTTGATCTGCTGCGTGATGGTTACCAGTGCTCTGAGATGTCTGCCAGGCTCACTGCAGATGGAGGTCATCGCTACTACCTCATAAACCAAGTCCAGCATTTATGAGCGATGTGTCTTATCTGAAGAAAGAAGATAACAAGTCGGGATTGAAATTCCTCCAGGACTTTGGTGTCTTGCTTCATGCTGGTGTAGTAGAGACTCGCAGCCAGGATCAGCACAGCGCAAAAGGAGAGCCCCAGGAGCATAGGCAGGCCAGATGATGACCTGTCATGGACTGagaaggggtggggaggaaaaagaaagcagcattaTTTTAGTGTCATCTTAAACACTTCCCAAACCTGACCCCCCACTGATGCCTTTGTCCTACTTTTCTGGGAACAGCAGGGTACACAGGGCTCCGGTTGTGAATACTTCTCTAGGCACCAGTTAAGTGATAGCAGGTCACACCTCCTGATGCAGGGTGGTGAGTATAAAAGCCCTCATCTAATGGTGCATTTAAAGAGTTTAATTATATACAATATGAACAGGATTACCATAGCTAATGCATAATCTCAATTTTCCTTccagcaattattttttatacctTAAAGCTAAATGTTAGGTTACTAGGAGAATATTAAGCCACCTTACCTAATTATTTAATGCCTACAAATGTTCCATAAAGAGAGATCTAGATTTCTGTCCTTTTCCCTGGTAACTCGGCCTGTTTGGGGCCTCTGCTAATTACAGAAACATCTGAGACAAGGCACAGGCACATTTAGAAAGCTCTGGCTGGCTTAACCTCTCTCTAAGTGCTAGGTGTGCTAATTACACTGGAACATCCTCAGTGTTTGCTCTTATGCAGGAGGAcactgtaaacatttttcttgcctgttaaaatataattaaaggaTGTTTAAAGTGCTATAGGTCAGGCATAGTTCATGTGTGGAAGTCAATGGGCTACGTTTAGCTCTCTGATGTCCATGCAGCTATTTAGAGGTGTCAGCCCTTGTATGTGTGTATCCATCCATGGGTATCTGGGATGCAGTTTGGTTCAGATCTGTCTGCTTTGTTTGGCTGCATGCTCATTGCACCATcagtattattttataaaacactttGAGTATTAAACATGCAGTATTCACTGCATGTTTAATGCAGTGAATTCACGCCTGAATAGAAATCCAAAGTGTGCAGCTATTTTCCTGCCATATGCACATAATCaataagaagataaaaatgtgGCAAGGATTATTATGGGTAAAGGACCAACATTAGCTATAACATATTTAAATTAGCTTCTAATACCAGCCCTGGAATACACAGCAGTCAATTAAATTGTCATACAGATGTACAGAGAGGAAAGTAAAAAGTCGTAAAACCAAGCAAGAAACCGTAATAATGTATCAAAAAGTGTATTGGGAAAAGGTAAAATGTTAATAGGCAGTCATTTTATAGCTAACCAGAAACCAAATCAATGTCCCATAATAGGTCTGACTGAATTATTTGcagcaaataatttattcctttgaatttatcctttctttctgtttgcaaattATCCATGAGCAGACTTCAATTTTTATAAATTTGATTATTTGGTATTATTCTATGAATGGTTTTTATGTAAGTATTTAACCAGTGAATTACTCACCACTTTCTGCTTATGCAGAGGTTTTTTTTGATTTGGAGGGTGGCATTTACGTTGTTTGATCTCCCGGGCCACATGATACAGCTCTTGGCTGGGTGGCTGCCTGCCTTTCAAAGCATGGAACCTGTCTGATGAGTGTGTTTTGTGAGAGTGAAACTTCTGTAATGCTCGACTGCCTTTCAAATCAGCCTGTTTCTATTAAGTGCTTAAAACTTTGAAGtgcttaaaactgtttttcatctcATGAAAGTTACTTTCTATGTCAAATTTTTGGGTTATTTCAGATGCAaacttgttttttcattatatcCTTTCAACATAGGAATATGCTTAGCCCAgagacataaaaaaataatgtggaaGAACAGTCCCAACCCAAAAATAGCTCTGAGCTATGCTCACACAGCTTAATCACACTGCTACAAATGTGTGCTGGAGTGTGTGTTTGCTCTTTTCTAAGttgcaaattgaaaaaaaaaaaagatgtttaaatttGTTGAATTGTTTGTTGGAACAGCATGTTCAGCCCTAGCCATGTGTCCACACAcgtaagaaaaaaagcaacttgtCTGTGAGAAGAGCACTGGACTGGCATTCAAGAGATTATGGTTCAGGTCCTGCCTTGGCCCTACATTTCCACTGTTACCTGAGGGATGTTTGGTCTTTCCTTTTCCACCAGACTCCTTCCCGCCCACAGCACCTTGTTCCTTTTGGCCTCCCACCACTACATctctgtgtgtgtacatatacatgGATATATGTGCCCCTTCCCCTCTTACTGCACTGCATGCAGAAGGGGCTGGATTTTGGCCAAGACCTCTAGAGATGATCGCCATCATAATAACACCCAGATACACACATTTCCTTGGGGGTCTGTGAGGCTGCTTGGCCTCAAACATCcttgcaaacaaaaagaaaaaaaaaaaaaaagattatttttattgtttctacCCCACCGCCAGTGTATAAATGAATTGTCTCTTCCCCAAATAAGAAAGTCAGCAGGGAGAACTACTGTTTCGCTTGGGGTGCTTTCCCTGCATATCTTAGTGAAAAACCTGTACCTATTTCATTgccataaaatatattaattatatttaaattaaaaatagcttcagggatttcatttttgtttccactATTTGTCTTGCTAGATGTCttgtttaaaatactgcagcagACCTCATCAACTCTCTGTGCTTCatgtgctgagaaaaaaaaaagcaacagctgcCAACCTTCATATTTGGAGGTTTTATTTGCAGAGTTCATTCCCACCACCACAAAGCAAACTCAGGTTAGTTCCATGAATGCCTCAAAGTTATAATGTGAAACTTTGACTTACCCACTACGTAGTCACAGCAGGAAATAactagaaaacagaataaaaatattcttacacACTTGGAAAGGAGGTGTCTCTTTgctgaagataaaagaaaagcatgcacTGGATGGTATTTCTGAAACTGCCTGTCACCCTGCAGACACTGGGCAACTCCTTACACTGCTTTTGGCTGAATGCATTTATGCCAGATGAGGATCTATCCACCCCATGCAAATATGTAGATATAGGTGCActtcaggaaaatgagaaaaaatattgtatgaGGAATTTCATAAGCAGAGATTGCTGCTGTTGCAGGATGGCCAGAAGTCAGCTctcacaaaaaacaaaacaaaacaaaaaaaaaaacacctcttccTACTCTGCATCATTTCTAGAAGAGAGATGAGAGAGACCAGAAGGctaagaaaagaatgaaatatagaaaacaaatcCGACTGTAAGACCCGACTGTAAGATGCAACTGTTATCCAACAGCATCCTGGAACTGCCTCTGCTTGGTGGCTGGGGCCCAGATGCAGTCCAGGATGAAAAGTCGGAAGCATGGAAAAATTCCACTGGTGCCAGCACCTTTCATCCTACCAGTCTCTATTTTAATAACGTTGCATGGACAAACAGCAAATCATCTAAATCACAGTCTGTTTGTAACACAGAATATCAATTATGAGTTGGGACATTTCTCCTGTCCTCATGGAAGAGTCAGAGTCTTTCCTATCCCTGCAGCTTCCTGTGGCTTGAGCACAGCTGCGCTGAGGTCAGAGCTGGTGGGTGCCAAAACCCCATCCCAAGCTGGACTGACTGTGGGGTGCCAAGCATTGATCTGGGGGCACAGACCCTGGCAGGGAGCTGAAAGAGGTGTTGCATCTCATCCAAATCCTGCTCCTGGGCAGTCAAAAGAGCTTTGAAGAGTTAAGGGCTGACTCACTGATTCTTCCCATGTGTTCAGTTTGTATAGGAAAGCCCAGGCTGTGCCAACAACCTTATCAAGAAACAGTTTTTAACTCCTAGGCACCAGAAGCAGTACACTGCAAAACCAACAAGAAGTCTGTATACAGACACAGCAGTGGATGCCAAGCCTTGTTTTTAGAAGCTGAGTAGCAGTCCAGACAGGTGGCTGACATGGAAATTTCTGTCACCTGTGTTTGTGCTGGCAGATGTATCAAAACCATACAATTTTAGCTTCCTACCAATAAACACAATTTGTCTTAGTCGGGTCTGTTAGTAAAAGCcagaataaaacaattatttggTTATGATCTGCATTTAGCATGTGCAGAAGTGCAAACTGAATCCTTGTGTTAGACCTCAGCTTCAGGTCACTCCCAGCTGACCTACCTACAAGCTGTTATTTTGGTTCATGAATGAAAGACCAGAAGTCATGTTAGCTGTGTTGTTCCTTGGGCACTCttatttgcagaaaaca is a genomic window containing:
- the C5H14orf180 gene encoding nutritionally-regulated adipose and cardiac enriched protein homolog, with protein sequence MYRKEKTDDSSCPPSILRKRPPVDQAVGEKRKAERRVRFREPEEVIEHVISCCDYVVVHDRSSSGLPMLLGLSFCAVLILAASLYYTSMKQDTKVLEEFQSRLVIFFLQIRHIAHKCWTWFMR